The proteins below come from a single Drosophila miranda strain MSH22 chromosome Y unlocalized genomic scaffold, D.miranda_PacBio2.1 Contig_Y1_pilon, whole genome shotgun sequence genomic window:
- the LOC108160392 gene encoding transcriptional coactivator yorkie isoform X1: MLTTMSTSNTNNIIEKEIDDEDMLSPIKSSNNLVVRVNQDTDDNLQALFDSVLNPGDAKRPLQLPFRMRKLPNSFFTPPAPSHSRANSADSTYDAGSQSNINKTAQPVDVQQPAISQIQPSQQSRLAIHHFRARSSPASLQQNYNVRSRSDANPGPSGQGPTYPENSAEFPNSAANNIELDGMNTSMGGQDMPMSTQTVHKKQRSYDVVSPIQLQSQLGALPPGWEQAKTNDGQIYYLNHTTKSTQWEDPRIQYRQQQQRLMTERIKQSDVLQTTKQTTTSTIANSLGPLPDGWEQAVTESGDIYFINHIDRTTSWIDPRMQSGLTVLECPDNLVSSLQIEDNICTHLFNDAQTIVNPPSSHKPDDLEWYKIN, encoded by the exons ATGTTAACGACGATGTCTACAAGCAATACAAACAACATAATCGAGAAAGAAATTGACGATGAGGATATGCTCTCGCCCATTAAGTCGTCCAACAACTTGGTTGTTCGCGTGAATCAAGATACAGATGATAATTTGCAGGCCCTATTCGATAGCGTGTTGAATCCCGGAGATGCAAAACGCCCTTTACAGCTCCCCTTTCGCATGCGGAAGCTTCCAAATTCCTTTTTCACGCCACCAGCCCCCTCGCACTCGCGAGCAAACAGTGCGGACTCCACATACGACGCAGGCTCCCAATCCAATATTAACAAAACTGCGCAGCCCGTGGACGTGCAGCAGCCAGCCATCTCACAGATCCAGCCATCACAACAAAGCCGCCTGGCGATACATCACTTTCGCGCTCGCAGCAGCCCAGCCTCATTGCAGCAGAACTACAACGTGCGCTCCAGGAGCGACGCCAATCCGGGGCCCAGCGGCCAAGGACCGACGTATCCCGAGAACAGTGCCGAGTTCCCCAACAGTGCTGCCAACAATATTGAGCTAGATGGCATGAATACCTCCATGGGGGGCCAGGACATGCCCATGTCCACGCAAACAGTGCATAAAAAGCAGCGATCGTACGATGTGGTAAGCCCCATTCAGTTGCAAAGCCAACTGGGAGCATTGCCACCAGGTTGGGAGCAGGCAAAAACTAATGATGGCCAGATTTATTACTTGAA TCATACAACAAAATCTACGCAATGGGAAGATCCAAGAATTCAATAtcgccaacagcagcagcgcctaATGACCGAACGAATCAAGCAAAGCG ATGTTTTGCAAACTACAAAACAAACTACCACATCGACTATTGCTAACAGCTTGGGTCCACTGCCGGATGGTTGGGAACAGGCAGTTACTGAGTCCGgagatatatattttataaatcACATTGATCGAACGACTTCATGGATTGATCCCAGAATGC aATCCGGACTTACTGTGCTTGAGTGCCCAGATAACTTAGTGTCATCCCTACAG ATTGAAGATAATATATGCACTCATTTGTTCAACGACGCACAGACCATTGTGAATCCGCCGTCTTCCCACAAACCAGACGATTTGGAATGGTATAAAATAAACTAA
- the LOC108160392 gene encoding transcriptional coactivator yorkie isoform X2, with protein MLTTMSTSNTNNIIEKEIDDEDMLSPIKSSNNLVVRVNQDTDDNLQALFDSVLNPGDAKRPLQLPFRMRKLPNSFFTPPAPSHSRANSADSTYDAGSQSNINKTAQPVDVQQPAISQIQPSQQSRLAIHHFRARSSPASLQQNYNVRSRSDANPGPSGQGPTYPENSAEFPNSAANNIELDGMNTSMGGQDMPMSTQTVHKKQRSYDVVSPIQLQSQLGALPPGWEQAKTNDGQIYYLNHTTKSTQWEDPRIQYRQQQQRLMTERIKQSESGLTVLECPDNLVSSLQIEDNICTHLFNDAQTIVNPPSSHKPDDLEWYKIN; from the exons ATGTTAACGACGATGTCTACAAGCAATACAAACAACATAATCGAGAAAGAAATTGACGATGAGGATATGCTCTCGCCCATTAAGTCGTCCAACAACTTGGTTGTTCGCGTGAATCAAGATACAGATGATAATTTGCAGGCCCTATTCGATAGCGTGTTGAATCCCGGAGATGCAAAACGCCCTTTACAGCTCCCCTTTCGCATGCGGAAGCTTCCAAATTCCTTTTTCACGCCACCAGCCCCCTCGCACTCGCGAGCAAACAGTGCGGACTCCACATACGACGCAGGCTCCCAATCCAATATTAACAAAACTGCGCAGCCCGTGGACGTGCAGCAGCCAGCCATCTCACAGATCCAGCCATCACAACAAAGCCGCCTGGCGATACATCACTTTCGCGCTCGCAGCAGCCCAGCCTCATTGCAGCAGAACTACAACGTGCGCTCCAGGAGCGACGCCAATCCGGGGCCCAGCGGCCAAGGACCGACGTATCCCGAGAACAGTGCCGAGTTCCCCAACAGTGCTGCCAACAATATTGAGCTAGATGGCATGAATACCTCCATGGGGGGCCAGGACATGCCCATGTCCACGCAAACAGTGCATAAAAAGCAGCGATCGTACGATGTGGTAAGCCCCATTCAGTTGCAAAGCCAACTGGGAGCATTGCCACCAGGTTGGGAGCAGGCAAAAACTAATGATGGCCAGATTTATTACTTGAA TCATACAACAAAATCTACGCAATGGGAAGATCCAAGAATTCAATAtcgccaacagcagcagcgcctaATGACCGAACGAATCAAGCAAAGCG aATCCGGACTTACTGTGCTTGAGTGCCCAGATAACTTAGTGTCATCCCTACAG ATTGAAGATAATATATGCACTCATTTGTTCAACGACGCACAGACCATTGTGAATCCGCCGTCTTCCCACAAACCAGACGATTTGGAATGGTATAAAATAAACTAA
- the LOC117191097 gene encoding ras-related protein Rap-2c-like encodes MREFKVVVLGSGGVGKSALTVQFVSGCFIEKYDPTIEDFYRKEIEVDSSPCVLEILDTAGTEQFASMRDLYIKNGHGFIVMYSLTNHQTFQDISSMKNVITRVKGSQPAPILLVANKFDLDCQREVSTAEGNALAQLWDCPFIEASAKDRINVNEVFATIVREMNLTQENRQKKNYCCTLL; translated from the exons ATGCGCGAATTTAAAGTTGTTGTGCTCGGATCTGGCGGAGTGGGTAAATCGGCCCTTACCGTTCAATTTGTTTCGGGATGCTTCATTGAAAAGTATGATCCTACAATTGAGGACTTCTATCGCAAGGAAATAGAG GTAGACAGCTCGCCTTGTGTTTTGGAAATATTGGACACAGCAGGAACAGAGCAATTTGCCTCCATGAGAGATCTATATATCAAGAATGGACATGGCTTTATTGTAATGTATTCACTTACGAACCATCAAACATTTCAG GATATTTCTAGTATGAAAAATGTCATCACTCGTGTGAAAGGAAGTCAGCCAGCACCCATCCTACTAGTCGCGAATAAATTTGATTTAGATTGCCAAAGAGAGGTATCCACCGCTGAAG GTAATGCCTTGGCACAGCTTTGGGACTGTCCATTTATCGAAGCATCAGCAAAGGATCGGATAAACGTTAATGAAGTATTCGCAACCATTGTTCGCGAGATGAATTTGACGCAGGAGAATCGGCAAAAAAAGAATTACTGTTGTACGCTTTTATAG
- the LOC117190762 gene encoding 60S ribosomal protein L39 has product MAAHKSFRIKQKLAKKLKQNRSVPQWVRLRTGNTIRYNAKRRHWRRTKLKL; this is encoded by the exons ATG GCTGCACATAAATCGTTCAGAATAAAGCAGAAATTGGCTAAAAAGCTGAAGCAGAACAGATCGGTTCCGCAATGGGTTCGCCTACGTACTGGAAACACAATCCG GTACAACGCTAAGCGTCGTCACTGGAGGCGCACCAAGTTGAAGCTGTAA
- the LOC108159505 gene encoding 60S ribosomal protein L12 — protein sequence MPPKFDPTEVKLVYMRCVGGEVGATSSLAPKIGPLGLSPKKVGDDIAKATSDWKGLKITVCLTIQNRQATISVVPSAASLIIKALKEPPRDRKKQKNIKHSGNIAFEDILAIARTMRPRSMARELKGTCKEVLGTAQSVGCTVDGKHPHDVIDELNDGSLEVPAE from the exons ATGCCTCCCAAATTTGATCCTACGGAAGTAAAATTGG TGTACATGCGATGTGTGGGTGGCGAAGTAGGAGCAACATCTTCCCTTGCCCCTAAAATCGGTCCACTTGGTCTG TCCCCTAAAAAAGTAGGTGATGACATTGCCAAGGCTACTTCCGACTGGAAAGGTCTGAAAATCACCGTGTGTCTGACAATTCAAAACAGACAGGCAACCATCTCCGTGGTTCCATCGGCTGCGTCTCTGATCATCAAGGCCCTGAAGGAACCTCCACGTGATCGCAAGAAGCAAAAGAATA TTAAGCACAGTGGCAACATCGCCTTTGAAGATATCTTGGCCATTGCACGTACAATGAGGCCCAGGTCGATGGCCCGTGAACTGAAAGGAACCTGCAAAGAAGTCCTGGGCACCGCCCAGAGCGTTGGATGCACTGTCGATGGCAAACATCCCCATGATGTTATTGACGAGCTCAATGACGGCTCGCTCGAGGTCCCCGCAGAATAA
- the LOC108159506 gene encoding eukaryotic translation initiation factor 5A, with protein sequence MADLDDHFDTADSGASTTYPMQCSALRKNGFVMLKSRPCKIVEMSTSKTGKHGHAKVHMVGIDIFSNKKYEDICPSTHNMDVPHVKREDFQLIAVSDDNLLTLMSDGGDLREDLKVPDGEIGESLRADFDNGKELLCTVLKACGEECVIATKNNTALDK encoded by the exons ATGGCAGACCTAGACGATCATTTTGACACGGCCGATTCCGGAGCATCGACCACTTATCCGATGCAATGCTCGGCCCTACGCAAAAACGGATTTGTTATGTTGAAGTCGAGGCCATGCAAAATCGTCGAGATGTCTACGTCCAAGACCGGAAAGCATGGACATGCTAAAGTTCATATGGTTGGAATTGATATTTTTTCCAACAAGAA ATATGAGGATATTTGCCCATCTACTCATAACATGGATGTTCCCCATGTTAAACGTGAAGACTTCCAGTTGATTGCCGTCAGTGACGACAACTTACTCACCCTAATGTCGGACGGCGGAGACTTGCGTGAAGACTTGAAGGTACCAGATGGTGAGATTGGCGAATCATTACGTGCTGATTTTGATAATGGCAAGGAGTTACTG TGCACTGTGCTTAAAGCATGTGGAGAGGAGTGCGTTATTGCAACTAAGAACAATACGGCTCTggacaaataa